In Endozoicomonas sp. GU-1, one DNA window encodes the following:
- a CDS encoding plasmid recombination protein — protein MTITNKKITTGQQFFHVELYGKKENRNAAINRNKRQSKRGRPNSKNINRALNDHKRNRLADKASSQRTIKGIINEAERSPGYCDHVIAPQPPVLLYGMELPRLEEKLEKIYASAKTLVVKKGGDLATRKIRTDQKILLAGVASNPRLSVDYISDSSTKKMVDLWLSDCLDFLKKEYGDRLQTAIVHLDENHPHIHFYCLPEVYEATVDGELVPLIRGVDSIHDGKRAEKEVEAQANLLKGKDKIMVKQNAYKAAMEKLQDRYFASVSSYHGHQRLGPGRKRFNNRVEYFDWLNGQQSLENAAFKQRKADLDRFVDRNKLGSEILSKKSELESINAEINQEKKRIPVIKSKVDDFKSMKVKEINEELIKYRYEIKGEIEKSLEDEIREEKLSEIKELSGVIENKHFIFGEVKRVVKLQEEQILCLEKSNNDLRYSERMKGVELAKTRNELASEISLHNDLKKRFSKLERTYDSLVEKFNFLYKHGREFFDKSHGRLKSFIKKVSEITL, from the coding sequence ATGACAATAACTAACAAAAAAATAACAACGGGTCAGCAGTTTTTTCATGTTGAACTCTATGGTAAAAAAGAAAATAGAAATGCTGCAATTAATCGTAATAAAAGACAGAGCAAACGTGGGCGACCAAATTCAAAGAATATTAATCGTGCTTTAAATGACCATAAAAGAAATAGGCTGGCGGATAAGGCGTCCAGTCAGAGAACAATTAAGGGGATTATAAATGAAGCAGAGAGATCACCGGGTTATTGTGATCATGTCATAGCTCCTCAACCACCTGTTCTCCTTTATGGTATGGAGCTGCCTCGGCTCGAAGAGAAGCTTGAAAAAATCTATGCATCAGCAAAAACACTGGTAGTAAAAAAAGGTGGAGACTTAGCGACTAGGAAAATCCGAACCGATCAGAAAATATTGTTAGCAGGTGTTGCCAGCAATCCAAGATTATCAGTTGACTATATTTCAGATTCTTCCACAAAAAAAATGGTTGATCTATGGCTTTCTGATTGTCTTGATTTTCTTAAAAAAGAATACGGTGATCGTTTACAAACTGCTATTGTACATCTTGACGAGAATCATCCGCATATTCATTTTTATTGTCTTCCTGAGGTTTACGAAGCTACCGTCGATGGTGAGCTTGTACCTTTAATTAGAGGTGTTGATAGCATTCATGATGGTAAAAGAGCAGAAAAAGAGGTTGAGGCACAAGCAAATCTCCTAAAGGGTAAAGATAAAATTATGGTTAAACAGAATGCCTATAAGGCTGCCATGGAAAAACTACAAGATCGATATTTTGCAAGTGTATCATCATATCATGGTCATCAGAGGCTAGGTCCCGGTAGAAAAAGATTTAACAATAGGGTGGAATACTTTGATTGGTTGAATGGTCAGCAGTCTTTGGAAAATGCAGCTTTTAAGCAGAGAAAGGCTGATCTAGACAGGTTCGTTGACAGGAATAAACTTGGCTCCGAAATACTATCAAAGAAGAGTGAGTTAGAGTCTATTAATGCTGAAATAAATCAAGAAAAGAAACGAATTCCAGTCATCAAGTCAAAAGTAGATGATTTTAAAAGTATGAAAGTTAAAGAGATTAATGAGGAGCTAATTAAGTATCGATATGAAATAAAAGGTGAAATTGAAAAAAGTCTTGAGGATGAGATTAGGGAGGAAAAGTTATCAGAGATTAAAGAACTTTCAGGGGTTATTGAAAATAAGCATTTTATTTTTGGAGAGGTTAAGCGAGTTGTTAAGCTTCAAGAAGAACAAATACTTTGTTTGGAGAAGTCCAACAATGATTTAAGGTATAGCGAAAGAATGAAGGGGGTAGAACTTGCGAAAACAAGGAATGAACTTGCTTCTGAAATATCATTGCATAATGATTTGAAAAAACGATTTTCAAAACTTGAAAGAACTTATGACTCTTTGGTTGAGAAATTTAATTTTTTATACAAGCATGGTAGAGAGTTTTTTGATAAAAGCCATGGCAGATTAAAGAGCTTTATAAAGAAGGTATCAGAAATAACTCTATAA
- a CDS encoding AAA family ATPase, with amino-acid sequence MNKIEDDDITQDSNNSEFQLKKIDLTQQRNYYKGSSKEIIPGLDTGTFSLFSGKTGTGKTKAAIHVALIVCGMKQDFGFTISSSDKHTAVVIGCEDTARQLHEQTLTIKENNQITDNEWLNIAERVDIYSATDKEIDITSIQWEKELIKTLHGKTIAVIDGVSNISLLDESNESLKIIATKIRKIASITGCAIILIHHNKKPSKESQEFDPIHTVRGGSSLVAAARSTFLFLDYDDNKQMFNNHGGKEGQIAHIMPQINNGEKRLEPIFLDRLQAKNHEEGYSFRLAAKEQTKTSKGCSRGKRKKIK; translated from the coding sequence ATGAACAAAATTGAAGACGATGATATAACCCAAGACAGTAATAATTCCGAGTTTCAACTAAAAAAAATTGATCTCACACAACAGAGAAATTACTACAAAGGATCATCTAAGGAAATTATACCGGGTCTGGATACAGGAACATTTTCATTATTCTCTGGAAAAACAGGAACAGGTAAAACAAAAGCAGCAATTCATGTAGCTCTAATTGTGTGTGGAATGAAACAAGATTTTGGCTTTACAATTTCCAGTAGTGATAAGCATACAGCAGTCGTGATCGGTTGTGAGGATACAGCTCGCCAACTACACGAGCAAACATTGACCATAAAAGAAAACAACCAGATTACAGACAATGAGTGGCTGAACATCGCAGAAAGAGTTGATATCTATTCTGCTACCGATAAAGAAATTGATATCACTTCAATTCAATGGGAGAAAGAACTTATTAAAACACTACATGGTAAAACTATTGCTGTTATTGATGGTGTCTCAAACATTTCACTACTTGATGAAAGTAATGAATCATTAAAAATAATTGCTACTAAGATAAGAAAAATAGCTAGTATCACAGGCTGTGCAATCATATTGATTCATCACAATAAAAAACCATCTAAAGAAAGCCAAGAGTTCGACCCTATTCATACTGTCAGAGGTGGAAGCTCATTGGTTGCGGCAGCACGAAGCACCTTCCTTTTCTTAGATTACGATGACAATAAACAAATGTTCAATAATCATGGTGGGAAGGAAGGGCAGATTGCTCATATTATGCCTCAAATTAATAATGGAGAAAAAAGACTTGAACCGATCTTCCTAGACCGACTTCAGGCGAAAAATCATGAAGAAGGATACTCATTTAGGTTAGCAGCGAAAGAACAAACAAAAACTTCAAAGGGATGCAGTCGTGGGAAAAGAAAAAAAATCAAATAA
- the repC gene encoding replication protein C, IncQ-type, translating into MGKEKKSNNLFSVSGDVFLDTAFSLNEIFYPKERNKKYIKNTEIRKIINDSEVRIICPYTLSSPELRVYLALMAICCDFNVSYEVESDIKDQHYIKLREHVYIKGNDNQATLIGAECYLADILRIAGLQTGGAQYELLEEILLRLYMTTIIIKDKSKTTPMRLLNFDIFDKEKKGKSKISFILNSRSSDIIFGTDSIGNKIKRRYISMHDFLKLEESQYFVFVFLSWWVFEGNTQNIYIDTLCEKIYSGFGKLADSTKRSHRSKIANDLANIDSLDGWNVNLSGKGRNLKATITREKSSDRRKRLKLLKVPNNTV; encoded by the coding sequence GTGGGAAAAGAAAAAAAATCAAATAATCTATTTTCAGTTTCAGGAGATGTCTTCTTAGATACAGCATTTTCATTGAATGAAATTTTTTACCCAAAAGAAAGGAATAAGAAATACATCAAAAACACTGAAATCAGAAAAATCATTAATGATTCAGAGGTAAGAATAATTTGTCCTTATACGCTATCAAGCCCTGAACTTCGTGTTTATCTTGCTTTGATGGCAATATGTTGTGACTTCAATGTTAGCTATGAAGTAGAAAGTGACATCAAAGACCAGCACTATATCAAACTAAGAGAACATGTTTATATAAAAGGCAATGACAATCAAGCCACCCTCATCGGAGCAGAATGCTATCTTGCTGACATACTTAGAATCGCTGGCCTCCAGACCGGAGGGGCTCAATATGAACTTCTTGAAGAAATCTTATTGCGCCTTTATATGACAACAATTATCATAAAAGACAAATCAAAAACAACTCCAATGCGACTTTTGAACTTCGACATTTTTGACAAAGAAAAAAAAGGGAAATCGAAAATCAGTTTCATACTAAACTCCAGAAGCTCTGACATTATTTTTGGAACAGACTCCATTGGAAACAAGATAAAACGTAGATACATAAGCATGCATGATTTTTTGAAATTAGAAGAGTCGCAATATTTTGTATTTGTATTTCTATCTTGGTGGGTATTTGAAGGAAATACACAAAATATTTATATAGACACTCTTTGTGAAAAAATATATTCAGGATTTGGTAAGCTCGCAGACTCGACGAAACGCAGTCATAGATCAAAGATAGCTAATGATCTTGCTAATATAGACTCTCTAGATGGTTGGAACGTCAACCTATCAGGAAAAGGGCGTAATCTAAAAGCTACTATCACTAGAGAAAAATCTAGTGATAGGAGGAAAAGACTTAAGTTACTGAAAGTTCCAAATAATACTGTATAG
- the recQ gene encoding DNA helicase RecQ: MSAPALEILNSVFGYDAFRSHQSAIIDNILARNDTLAIMPTGGGKSICYQIPALIFPGLTLVISPLISLMEDQVHQLTSLGIPAALLNSTLSSADYHNTLGQVQNGSIKLLYMAPETLMLERTQQLLSTLNIDCLTIDEAHCISEWGHDFRPEYRQLAEVRRHFPNAVCVALTATATPRVQQDIKTSLQMSDSNEFIASFNRTNLFLEVMEKKKPVDQTLQLIEKYQNQSGIIYCNSRKQVDELTQILADNGCSVAPYHAGLASEVRKANQSAFIRDDIQIMVATVAFGMGINKSNVRFVLHFDMPQNIESYYQQIGRAGRDGLPANCHFLFSYGDIQKVKFFINQKPDSEQRIANQHLNALIGYAESEECRRAPLLHYFGETYSQKNCQLCDNCLSEKQPFTDVTVAAQKLLSCIYRTGQLFGISYVIDVLRGSKSKRIRERQHDQIPTYGIGTELTRPQWQQLARKLIQENLVLQDAEYGSLKLTDNARAVLKGAQQIQLRLTQRAEPASKAATEKQGSPEYNHELFDILRACRKVLADQENVPPYIIFSDKTLIEMSARFPQSRDSLLQVSGVGQVKLDHYGDAFLHEIRSFCEKHQIEEIAQPSASNSRPRYRTTSRGRHVEVGESFSQHNCLNRLQEEFNLKLSTLLSHLYKYQTEVAHLPVSDAFLQQSRLLPAQQDRVLEAINTHGTDRLRPLFDAMQEQVSYDELHLLRLHYLVQHPQSLTDKTDDNR, encoded by the coding sequence ATGTCCGCACCAGCACTAGAAATACTCAATTCCGTCTTTGGATACGATGCATTTCGTTCACACCAGAGCGCCATTATTGACAACATACTGGCTCGTAACGACACGCTGGCCATCATGCCCACCGGTGGTGGAAAGTCCATCTGTTACCAGATCCCGGCGCTGATCTTTCCGGGCCTGACCCTGGTGATCTCGCCGCTGATCTCCCTGATGGAAGATCAGGTTCATCAACTGACGTCTCTGGGCATCCCTGCCGCCCTGTTAAACAGCACCCTGAGCAGTGCGGATTATCATAACACCCTGGGCCAGGTGCAGAATGGCAGTATCAAGCTGCTGTATATGGCACCGGAAACCCTGATGCTGGAACGCACGCAACAGTTGCTAAGCACCCTCAACATCGACTGTCTGACCATTGATGAAGCCCACTGCATCTCCGAATGGGGCCATGATTTCCGTCCGGAATACCGGCAACTGGCGGAGGTGCGCCGACACTTTCCAAATGCCGTCTGTGTGGCACTGACCGCCACCGCCACACCAAGGGTTCAGCAGGATATAAAAACCAGCCTGCAGATGTCCGACAGCAATGAGTTTATCGCCAGCTTTAACCGGACCAACCTGTTTCTGGAGGTGATGGAGAAAAAGAAGCCGGTTGACCAGACCCTGCAACTGATTGAGAAATACCAGAACCAATCCGGCATTATCTACTGCAATTCCAGAAAACAGGTGGATGAACTGACGCAGATTCTGGCGGATAACGGTTGTTCCGTAGCGCCCTATCATGCCGGGCTTGCCAGTGAAGTACGCAAGGCCAACCAGTCCGCTTTTATCCGTGATGATATTCAGATCATGGTGGCCACCGTGGCGTTTGGTATGGGCATCAATAAATCTAACGTTCGTTTTGTCCTCCACTTCGATATGCCCCAGAATATTGAAAGCTACTATCAGCAGATCGGCCGTGCCGGGCGGGACGGACTGCCTGCCAACTGCCACTTCCTGTTCAGCTATGGCGATATTCAGAAGGTCAAGTTCTTTATCAACCAGAAACCCGATTCGGAACAGCGCATCGCCAACCAGCACCTGAACGCCCTGATCGGCTATGCCGAATCCGAAGAGTGCCGCAGAGCACCGCTGCTGCACTACTTCGGTGAAACCTATAGCCAGAAAAACTGCCAGCTCTGCGACAACTGCTTATCCGAAAAACAACCGTTTACCGATGTGACCGTAGCCGCCCAGAAACTGCTCTCCTGCATCTATCGCACAGGACAGCTCTTTGGTATTTCCTATGTGATTGATGTGCTGCGGGGTTCAAAATCGAAAAGAATCCGGGAGCGCCAACATGACCAGATTCCCACCTACGGCATCGGTACTGAATTGACCAGACCCCAGTGGCAGCAGCTGGCCCGTAAATTGATACAGGAAAACCTGGTACTTCAGGATGCGGAATACGGCAGCTTAAAACTGACCGACAATGCCCGCGCTGTGCTCAAAGGGGCTCAGCAAATCCAGCTCAGGCTCACCCAAAGAGCAGAACCCGCCAGTAAAGCAGCAACAGAAAAACAGGGCAGCCCGGAATATAACCACGAGCTGTTTGATATTCTCAGGGCCTGTCGCAAGGTACTGGCAGATCAGGAGAACGTGCCGCCGTACATTATTTTTTCCGATAAAACCCTGATTGAGATGTCGGCCAGATTTCCACAATCCAGGGACAGCCTGTTACAGGTCAGCGGTGTTGGCCAGGTAAAACTGGATCACTATGGCGATGCGTTTCTCCATGAAATCCGGTCATTCTGCGAAAAACATCAGATAGAAGAGATTGCACAACCTTCTGCCAGTAACAGCCGCCCCCGTTATCGAACAACAAGCCGGGGCAGACATGTTGAGGTTGGGGAGTCGTTCAGTCAGCATAACTGTCTCAACCGTCTTCAGGAGGAGTTTAATCTGAAGCTGTCTACCCTGCTCAGCCATCTCTATAAATACCAGACGGAAGTCGCTCATCTACCGGTCTCGGATGCTTTTCTCCAACAGTCCCGGCTATTGCCTGCACAACAGGATCGTGTTCTGGAAGCCATAAACACCCATGGTACTGATCGTTTACGCCCACTGTTTGATGCGATGCAGGAACAAGTTTCTTATGATGAATTGCATCTGTTAAGGCTGCACTATCTGGTTCAACATCCGCAATCACTCACGGACAAAACCGACGACAATAGATAA
- a CDS encoding Flp family type IVb pilin has protein sequence MIRQLIRDFLKEEDGLAAVEYAVLAGAVIAGVSALFSATGVDFDAIGKTLKGKIDKALS, from the coding sequence ATGATCAGGCAATTGATTCGCGATTTCCTTAAAGAAGAAGATGGGCTGGCTGCTGTTGAGTATGCGGTTTTGGCTGGGGCAGTTATTGCGGGAGTTTCAGCACTTTTCTCCGCTACAGGAGTAGACTTTGATGCAATTGGAAAGACTCTGAAAGGAAAGATTGACAAAGCATTGTCATGA
- a CDS encoding A24 family peptidase produces MQVTDYPQALILMLCSTLLLACYFDSRYNRIPNWLNGTVIFLAIAFHTITDSTIGLIFSTLGTLTGFACFFPGYLFNKAMGAGDVKLMTALGGILGSQAIFVSALFTLIAGGILALFYIALKGQLLPTMQRYWLSTRLMTYLSPADGEVTTGKFPYALAITTGVILQFYYQTLV; encoded by the coding sequence ATGCAGGTAACGGATTACCCGCAGGCCCTTATTCTAATGCTATGCAGCACTCTGTTACTGGCCTGCTATTTCGATAGTCGATACAACCGAATTCCCAACTGGCTAAATGGCACTGTGATTTTTCTAGCCATTGCCTTTCACACCATCACCGACAGCACGATCGGTCTGATATTTTCCACACTGGGCACCCTCACCGGCTTTGCCTGCTTCTTCCCGGGCTACCTGTTTAACAAAGCCATGGGAGCCGGTGATGTAAAACTGATGACCGCACTGGGTGGCATACTCGGCAGCCAGGCAATCTTTGTTTCCGCCCTGTTTACCCTGATCGCCGGCGGCATACTGGCACTGTTTTATATTGCCCTTAAAGGCCAGCTGTTACCCACAATGCAGCGATACTGGCTCAGCACACGACTAATGACTTATTTATCACCGGCTGATGGCGAGGTGACTACGGGTAAATTCCCCTATGCCCTGGCCATTACCACCGGCGTTATTCTGCAATTTTATTATCAGACACTGGTTTAG